One Glycine max cultivar Williams 82 chromosome 6, Glycine_max_v4.0, whole genome shotgun sequence DNA segment encodes these proteins:
- the LOC106799098 gene encoding ras guanine nucleotide exchange factor K-like, with product MAESTRYTATSDRLEDALTKLTTHQLYLTHMIQQLMHKIDALIHHLPQPAPPSYFPSSSAITASYGCLSLYSDHARPKHPPVHLFPPPSSSTTIPSSSSAKALLAHTPMSTPPPTPLPPFMLTLPPTPTPPPLPALRQQHPTPVSSPPTIAVIPLLVNSKPHAPFDRRWATLFQICKEYPSCRILPLDLCSFSLVTIAAKVGGTERDHSFLFTFYATIDAVKWLYFRNTNLHSLIPSPILIWDPGSNFGAMVVAPTP from the coding sequence atGGCGGAATCCACGAGATACACAGCTACTTCGGATCGGCTGGAGGATGCCCTTACCAAGCTCACCACTCACCAACTTTATCTCACTCACATGATTCAACAACTCATGCATAAAATTGATGCGCTCATTCATCATCTACCGCAACCCGCACCACCCAGCTACTTCCCTTCTTCTTCCGCCATCACCGCCTCCTATGGCTGCCTCTCCCTTTACTCCGACCATGCTAGACCAAAGCACCCACCAGTCCACCTCTTTCCGCCACCTTCCTCTTCCACTACCATCCCATCCTCTTCCTCTGCGAAGGCACTCCTCGCACACACACCCATGTCGACTCCACCGCCCACGCCACTGCCGCCGTTCATGCTGACTCTGCCGCCCACGCCAACTCCACCTCCACTCCCCGCACTAAGGCAACAACATCCCACACCGGTGTCGTCCCCGCCTACCATTGCTGTCATCCCCCTCCTTGTTAACAGCAAGCCCCACGCGCCCTTCGACCGTCGCTGGGCAACTCTTTTCCAAATTTGCAAGGAGTACCCTAGTTGTCGCATCCTTCCCTTGGACCTCTGCTCATTTTCCCTCGTCACAATCGCCGCCAAGGTCGGGGGCACGGAGCGCGACCACTCCTTCCTTTTCACCTTTTACGCTACTATTGACGCCGTAAAATGGCTATACTTTCGCAACACTAACCTCCATTCACTCATTCCTTCACCCATTTTAATTTGGGATCCCGGTTCGAATTTTGGAGCCATGGTTGTAGCCccaacaccttga
- the LOC100817026 gene encoding G-type lectin S-receptor-like serine/threonine-protein kinase SD1-1 yields MKKMFGITIGTIILGLTASVCTIMILRKQGVARIIYRNHFKRKLRKEGIDLSTFDFPIIERATENFTESNKLGEGGFGPVYKGRLKDGQEFAVKRLSKKSGQGLEEFKNEVVLIAKLQHRNLVKLIGCCTEGKERMLIYEYMQNKSLDYFIFDETRRNLVDWPKRFNIICGIARGLLYLHEDSRLRIVHRDLKTSNILLDENFNPKISDFGLARAFLGDQVEANTNRVAGTYGYMPPEYAACGHFSMKSDVFSYGVIVLEIVCGQRNREFSDPKHYLNLLGHAWRLWTKESALELMDGVLKERFTPSEVIRCIQVGLLCVQQRPEDRPNMSSVVLMLNGEKLILPNPKVPGFYTKGDVTPESDIKPANRFSSNQISITLLEAR; encoded by the exons atgaaaaagatGTTCGGAATCACAATTGGTACAATTATTCTTGGATTGACTGCAAGTGTTTGCACAATAATGATACTCAGAAAGCAAG GGGTAGCAAGAATAATTTATAGGAACCATTTCAAACGAAAACTGAGAAAAGAAGGCATTGATTTGTCCACATTTGATTTCCCCATCATAGAAAGAGCCACTGAAAACTTCACTGAGAGTAACAAATTGGGAGAAGGTGGCTTTGGACCTGTGTACAAG GGAAGACTGAAGGATGGCCAAGAGTTTGCTGTGAAAAGGCTTTCCAAGAAGTCAGGTCAAGGGTTGGAGGAGTTCAAAAATGAAGTTGTATTGATTGCGAAACTTCAACACCGTAATCTTGTGAAGCTTATAGGTTGCTGCactgaaggaaaagaaagaatgtTGATCTATGAATACATGCAAAACAAAAGCTTGGACTACTTTATTTTTG ATGAAACTAGAAGGAATTTGGTAGATTGGCCTAAACGATTTAACATTATTTGTGGCATTGCTCGAGGACTTCTTTATCTCCATGAAGATTCTAGATTGAGGATTGTACATAGAGATCTGAAAACTAGCAACATTTTACTAGATGAAAATTTCAATCCAAAAATATCAGACTTTGGCTTAGCACGAGCATTCTTGGGAGATCAAGTTGAGGCCAACACAAATAGGGTGGCTGGAACATA TGGGTACATGCCTCCCGAGTATGCTGCCTGCGGACATTTTTCAATGAAATCAGATGTCTTTAGTTATGGTGTGATAGTGTTAGAGATTGTATGTGGCCAAAGGAACAGAGAGTTTTCAGACCCAAAACACTACCTTAATCTTCTTGGACAT GCATGGAGATTGTGGACTAAAGAGAGTGCATTAGAACTAATGGATGGAGTGTTAAAGGAAAGATTCACACCTTCTGAAGTCATACGTTGCATTCAAGTGGGCCTGTTATGCGTACAACAAAGACCAGAAGATAGGCCAAACATGTCATCAGTGGTTCTAATGCTGAATGGTGAGAAATTAATATTGCCCAACCCGAAGGTTCCGGGTTTCTACACAAAAGGAGATGTTACCCCTGAATCAGATATTAAACCTGCAAATCGCTTCTCAAGTAATCAAATTTCAATCACCTTGTTAGAAGCAAGATAG
- the LOC106799097 gene encoding G-type lectin S-receptor-like serine/threonine-protein kinase At4g27290, producing MVQNFRMLFIWFLLLWYLRNSTSLDSLAVSQSIHDGETLVSEEGTFEVGFFSPGTSTRRYVGIWYRNLSPLTVVWVANRENALQNNAGVLKLDERGLLVILNGTNSTIWWSNNTSSKVVKNPIAQLLDSGNLVVRNERDINEDNFLWQSFDYPCDKFLPGMKLGWNLVTGLDRTITSWKNEDDPSKGEYSMKLDLRGYPQVIGYKGDVVRFRSGSWNGQALVGYPIRPFTQYVHELVFNEKEVYYEYKTLDRSTFFIVALTPSGIGNYLLWTNQTRRIKVLLFGESEPCEKYAMCGANSICNMDNSSRTCDCIKGHVPKFPEQWNVSHWYNGCVPRNKSDCKTNNTDGFLRYTDMKIPDTSSSWFDKTMNLDECQKYCLKNCSCKAYANLDIRDGGSGCLLWFDDLIDMRHFSNGGQDLYLRVVSLEIVLKYGSPIPVCVSCCTYLKFLITLAHFTSVRFYCSQ from the exons ATGGTGCAAAACTTCAGAATGTTATTTATTTGGTTCTTACTCTTATGGTACTTGAGAAACTCCACTTCATTGGACAGTTTAGCAGTGAGTCAATCTATCCATGATGGGGAGACATTAGTTTCAGAAGAAGGAACATTTGAAGTTGGTTTCTTTAGCCCTGGAACTTCAACAAGACGATACGTAGGTATATGGTATAGGAATCTATCTCCTTTAACAGTGGTCTGGGTTGCTAACAGAGAAAATGCACTTCAGAATAACGCAGGAGTTTTGAAACTTGATGAAAGAGGGCTTCTTGTGATTCTCAATGGCACCAATAGCACAATTTGGTGGTCCAACAACACATCAAGCAAAGTAGTAAAGAATCCAATTGCACAGCTTTTGGACTCTGGAAATCTTGTTGTTAGAAATGAAAGGGATATAAATGAGGACAACTTTTTGTGGCAGAGTTTTGATTATCCTTGTGATAAATTTTTGCCAGGAATGAAGCTTGGATGGAACTTAGTAACTGGTCTAGATAGAACAATAACATCTTGGAAAAATGAAGATGATCCTTCTAAGGGAGAATATTCTATGAAACTTGATCTTAGAGGATATCCACAAGTTATTGGATACAAGGGGGATGTAGTAAGATTTAGATCAGGCTCATGGAATGGACAGGCTTTGGTGGGTTATCCAATTCGTCCATTCACACAATATGTACATGAATTAGTGTTTAATGAAAAGGAAGTGTATTATGAGTATAAGACCCTTGATAGATCGACTTTCTTCATAGTTGCATTGACCCCTTCAGGGATTGGGAACTATCTCCTTTGGACAAATCAAACAAGGAGGATAAAAGTTCTCTTATTTGGTGAGTCAGAACCGTGTGAAAAATATGCTATGTGTGGTGCAAATTCTATATGCAACATGGATAATAGCTCTCGGACATGTGATTGCATCAAAGGGCATGTTCCAAAGTTCCCTGAACAATGGAATGTATCACATTGGTATAATGGCTGTGTTCCAAGGAATAAATCTGATTGTAAAACCAACAACACAGATGGCTTCTTGAGGTATACAGACATGAAAATTCCAGATACATCTTCATCATGGTTCGATAAGACCATGAACCTTGACGAATGTCAGAAGTATTGCCTGAAAAACTGCTCTTGTAAAGCATATGCAAATTTGGATATCCGTGATGGAGGAAGTGGGTGTTTACTTTGGTTTGATGATCTGATTGATATGAGACACTTCTCTAATGGAGGACAAGACCTTTATTTGAGAGTCGTTTCTTTAGAGATAG TCTTAAAATATGGAAGCCCTATACCAGTTTGTGTGAGCTGTTGTACGTACTTAAAGTTTTTGATTACTCTTGCGCACTTCACATCTGTCAGATTTTACTGCAGTCAATGA